One stretch of Paenibacillus sp. AN1007 DNA includes these proteins:
- a CDS encoding LacI family DNA-binding transcriptional regulator gives MASIHDVAKEAGVSVATVSKVLNDYPDVSEKTRKKVNTAIELLKYQPNVVARGLVKRRSWTVGVLLTVPFTNPFVSELLEGIKTALENSGYDLVRLSTRFDDPTYSFIKHCRSRNVDGVVVFGEGRENKSIQELVTAEIPTMFIDTDLFGKRAGYITTDNVNGVAMAVKHLYELGHRKIAYISGTLGPAVANLRLDGYKEGLRLCGIPYATIYLEVCDYSFDGGAKAARRLLALREQPTGVICASDMSAFGAIHEIEKHGFRVPEDISVVGFDNTYYAEVFKPGLTTVNQNIYNIGIRAIEYLIAMVENPSYTPPVVTEPSNLIIRQTTAPVNEADQEVPAQP, from the coding sequence ATGGCTTCTATTCATGATGTGGCCAAAGAGGCGGGCGTATCAGTTGCAACCGTTTCCAAAGTGTTGAATGATTACCCGGATGTTAGCGAAAAAACACGTAAAAAAGTGAATACAGCCATCGAACTATTAAAATATCAACCCAATGTTGTCGCACGTGGACTGGTTAAACGCCGTTCATGGACAGTGGGTGTGCTGCTTACCGTTCCGTTTACGAACCCGTTTGTATCGGAATTACTTGAAGGCATCAAAACAGCTTTGGAAAACAGCGGTTATGATCTAGTTCGATTATCAACACGATTTGATGACCCTACATATTCATTCATCAAGCACTGCCGCAGCCGAAACGTGGATGGCGTTGTTGTTTTCGGGGAAGGGCGGGAAAATAAAAGTATTCAGGAATTGGTCACTGCAGAGATTCCGACGATGTTTATTGATACTGACCTGTTCGGCAAACGTGCAGGATATATTACAACAGATAATGTTAACGGCGTCGCGATGGCAGTCAAACATCTCTATGAGCTGGGGCATCGCAAGATTGCTTATATCTCAGGTACGCTGGGACCTGCTGTAGCCAATCTGCGTCTGGATGGGTACAAGGAGGGGCTGCGTCTATGCGGCATTCCGTATGCAACGATCTATCTGGAAGTCTGTGACTATTCCTTTGATGGGGGTGCGAAGGCAGCGCGTCGTTTGTTGGCGCTGCGGGAACAGCCTACAGGAGTAATCTGTGCATCAGATATGTCTGCCTTTGGCGCAATCCATGAGATTGAGAAACATGGCTTCCGGGTGCCGGAAGATATTTCTGTAGTCGGATTCGACAACACGTATTATGCAGAAGTGTTTAAGCCAGGTTTGACCACGGTGAATCAGAATATTTACAATATTGGTATTCGAGCCATTGAATATCTGATTGCTATGGTTGAGAATCCATCTTATACACCGCCTGTCGTGACGGAGCCATCAAATTTAATTATCCGCCAGACAACGGCGCCAGTAAATGAAGCGGATCAGGAAGTACCTGCACAGCCTTAG
- a CDS encoding globin-coupled sensor protein: MSSISAERQKQLDYVGLDVGDLRLLADHRPVFKKVVEEVVDHFYEHIGRYPELMELIDRFSNIDRLKETQRMYWLSMTDGIVDDAYIEQRITIGLVHSRIGLTANYYLGAYMVYLDIATNIFQQLIPASWHPVIHALSKMFNLDSQLVLEAYEKQEKEQLEELAADQDHTLQAITKITQELTGMITELNENAVSISAVAKETAVSQDQAHMLLEELTGEMQQIEKMGELIREISDQSHLVGLNAAIEAAHAGEFGRGFEVVASEVRKLAASSREAQSKIQSNLDQIMEKLRKVQHESTRTSSGARSQASRSSELAVFATAMERLAADLKKLEQQQDK; the protein is encoded by the coding sequence ATGAGCAGTATTTCAGCAGAAAGACAGAAACAACTGGATTACGTGGGGCTGGATGTAGGGGATTTAAGACTGCTTGCTGATCATCGGCCTGTCTTCAAGAAAGTCGTTGAGGAAGTGGTTGATCACTTCTATGAACACATCGGCAGGTATCCTGAGTTAATGGAACTGATAGACCGTTTCTCCAATATTGACCGGCTGAAGGAAACGCAGCGGATGTACTGGTTATCCATGACGGACGGGATTGTCGACGATGCCTATATTGAACAGCGGATTACCATTGGGCTGGTACATTCACGCATTGGACTAACGGCTAACTATTATCTGGGCGCTTACATGGTTTATCTGGATATTGCCACGAACATATTTCAGCAGCTCATTCCGGCTTCGTGGCATCCCGTTATACATGCACTGAGCAAAATGTTCAACCTGGACTCGCAGCTGGTTTTGGAAGCTTATGAAAAGCAGGAAAAAGAGCAGCTTGAGGAGCTTGCTGCGGATCAGGATCATACACTGCAGGCCATCACGAAGATTACCCAAGAGCTTACGGGTATGATTACAGAATTAAATGAAAATGCAGTGTCCATCTCCGCTGTAGCGAAGGAAACAGCCGTTTCTCAGGATCAGGCGCATATGCTGCTGGAAGAATTGACTGGAGAAATGCAGCAGATCGAAAAAATGGGTGAGCTGATTCGTGAAATTTCTGATCAAAGTCATCTTGTCGGCTTGAACGCTGCCATTGAAGCAGCGCATGCTGGAGAGTTTGGACGTGGATTTGAAGTGGTCGCAAGCGAGGTGCGTAAACTGGCGGCAAGCTCCAGAGAAGCGCAGAGTAAAATCCAGTCCAACCTGGATCAAATCATGGAAAAATTAAGGAAAGTACAGCATGAATCTACCCGCACATCGAGCGGAGCACGGAGTCAGGCTTCACGTTCGTCCGAGCTTGCCGTTTTTGCGACGGCTATGGAGAGGCTTGCAGCGGACTTGAAAAAACTCGAACAGCAGCAGGATAAGTAA